Genomic window (Vitis riparia cultivar Riparia Gloire de Montpellier isolate 1030 chromosome 4, EGFV_Vit.rip_1.0, whole genome shotgun sequence):
CCAttgtttgggagcttgttttaaaccatataatgatttgacaagcttacacactttgttttcattccccAGTAGAACAAAACCTTCCGGTTGTTCCATGTAGACCTCCTTATTGAGATCCCCATTCAAGAATGTcgttttgacatccatttgatgaacaaatagattatgaattgatgccaaagcaaacaatatcctaATCGATGTTGTTCTAGCCACCGACGCATAggtatcaaaataatcaataccttcTCCTTGTTTAAACCCCTTAGCTACTAATCTAGCCTTAAAGGTTTGAATCATACCATCGGTGTGATATTTCCTTCGAAATACCCACTTGCACCCTATTGGTTTAGATCTTGGTGGAAGGTCTACcaattcccatgtttggttggacaTAATTGAATCCATTTCATCATTGATAGCCTCTTTCCAAAAAGCAACATCTCTAGAAGCCATAGcttctttgtatgttttgggatcctcctctatttgaagtactatatgaatttttcttataatatcttctctatttccttctactaagtaaaaggaaattcttTGAGAATCAATCTCATCAGATCCCAACACTTTCTCTTTTCTAGCTCTTTGGCTTTTCCGAGGCACAATAGGTTGCTCAACAACCTTTGAAGGTGTCTCATCTTGAGACTCTCCAACACTAGTAGGCACTTGAGAATTGCTATCactcaacaaattctcaaagaacTCTACTTCACTTGATTCAATTATCACATTAGACTCCAAGTCTAATAGCCTATAAGCTTTGCTATTTGAGGCATAGCCTACAAATACACACTTAATGGCTCTTGgacccaattttgttttatttggatccgttttcttgcaataagcaagacacccccacactttgaagtaacctatattaggcttccttcctttccataactcatatggagatatctcatttttcttcataggtAATCTATTCAAAATATGGCAAGCAGTCAACAAAGCTTCaccccacaaattgaaattcaatttagcaTGCAATAACATAGCATTCACCATTTCCAAGAATGTTCTATTCTTTCTCTCCGCTATGCCATTGTGTTGAGGTGTATAGGGTGCGGTGCACTCATGTATTATGTcatattcttcacaaaaagaattgaattcactagagaaatattcaccacctctatcacttctaagcaccttaatattttttcctagttgattttcaacttcggctttgtaaactttaaaggcattgaaagtttcgcttttgtttttcaacaaaaacacataGGTAAATCTAGAACAATCATCTATGAATGTAAGAAAATACCTATTTCCACCTCTTGTTAACATGCCATTAAGTTCACAAAGATCACTATGTATTAAATCAAGCAAATTAGATGATCTCTCAAGACTATGAAAAGactttttaatcatatttgatttaacacatatttcacacttttcaaatttcttggtaTCACAAGCAATCAAACCACATTTCACAATCCTTTTAATAGTGCTTAAACCAACATGTGCAAGCCTATtatgccacaaaaataaagaatttgaatcacaCATATAAGCGGAAGTAGAAGCCATTTTATAGGTATTGTCATTGGTACAAAGTTTGATCATCCCATCACAAGAATACCCCTTTCCCACAAAGTTCCCcgatttggataaaattagcATACCGGATTCAAACACCGCTTTGATACCCGGTTTGCCAAGCAAATCCCCactaaccaaatttttattcatatcggGGACATACAATACATTTATAAGGGTAACCCTTTTGCCGGaggtaaaaacaacttcaatagtgCCCTTGCCAAGCACCTTGGATTTTCCTTCATTGCCCATTTgaacctcttgatctccctttgcatcttcaaaGGTCTTGAAAAGAGATTTGTCATAGGTAACATGAACTGTGGCACAAGTATCATACCACTATCCTTGCACCTTTCCTTGGACAACGCACACATCGCTTAGTGTTGCAATGATCTCCTCATCAATTGCATTCACCATAGCCCCTTTTTGGTCCTTTCGGAACCTACACTCCCTAACATAATGCTTGAGTTTTCCACACACAAAACAAGAACCTTTCTTGCCCTTAAATtgctcttgatttttcttggggctcatataatttccggaattccttTTGACGTTGTTATTTTTACCTCTAGGATGATTGGCCTTTGAAACCGCATTGGCTTTGTTAGTCCCACCATTGGACTCTTCCACCATTTTGTCTCTTGATCTCGATTCTTCCTTAATGCGAAGATGTTTTTGAATCTCTTCCAATGAGTAATCTTCACTCTTGTGGAGAATCCTCTTCCGGTAACCTTTCCAACTTGATGGTAATTTAGCCACAATAGCACCAACTTGGAAGGCCTCCGGAAGTTCAATTTTGAGTACTTTCAACTTATTCACAATTACTTGCAACTCATGAATTTGTGGTAAAAGAGGcttttcatcaaaaaatttgaaatctatgtattgagaaataagaaaatttttggtACCTTCTTCCTCGGCTTTGTACTTGTTTTCAAGAGCCTCCCAAATCTCCCTCGCGGAATTGGTGTTGGTGTAGAGATCATATAGCCTATCGGATAAGGCGTTCAAAATATGACCCCTACATATGAGCTCAtcctcctccctcttcttccttGCCGCCACCACTTGAGgtgtgtcattttcctttggttcCGGTAACGGTGCCAAGGTAGGATCAAGGATGTAGAAAATCTTGAGTGCTGTGAGAAGGAATCTCACCTTGTCTTGCCACCTAGTGAAGTTGGAACCATCAAAACGATCCAACCTCACAAGGTCTTGGTTCATAATCTTGATAGTCTCTCCTTCCATTGTGACTAGAGTCTTTGATTGTTGGGAAaatttggatacaatggagaaaagaaatactctcaaacactcactttgatacaataaaactctcaaagttgcaaaataagaacaagaagaagaagaacacaagaaaggctcaaacaagttcttggaactttgtccaaagactctatttcctcccacttctagaaatctttagggaactaatggaaatagtcttgggattgatcaagccttttcacttttctgcataaaaatttcaaaaagaagaaaagtcatatatatagcactcttagggttgaaaaaaggttacaaggatgagaaaaaacccattgtcttcctcaatctcttcatctttgtaacattcaaaaattaaatcatatgtttaattcacacattaaacatgatttaatctcaaatgtgtaactctcttacacttaacctcttaagttttataaagttacaaagatgagaagactcattgtcttccttaacctttcaagttttgtaacatttcaaaacttaatcatatgtgtaaatacctcttaagttttgtaacattccaaaacttaatcatgtgtttaattcacactttaaaagtgtaacccttcttacactttattttcaaaggttatttttcgaaagtgtaactcttcttacactttatttttaaccaacaatatatatatttatataaatataacaatttcTGCGTAAAAGTGCATGGCCACCGTTGGGTGCACCATTTTCAAAGGCCAATGCCTTCAACTTGTCTTAATCTCTTTCATACATATTAAGCACACCAATCACCTTCGGCACTCAAACCACCTTCAACCTAACTTCCACTAATTTCTAGATCAGTCCACCACTGAACCCTCCTTCAACTCATTTCTTTCCACTTTCCTATGTGCATGCAACCCGCATGCATGACCACTTCAGTTCACACATGGCCACCTTAGTGTAAATGGCCAATTCCTTCTAAATCTTCTAGCTTAACTTTAAGTCTTCATAGCATCAGATTAGTGGCAGTGCGCATTTTGTCGAAATCTAAATGGAAGCAATGGAGGTCATGGCTTAGGAAGTCAAGAGTTCTAATGAGGATGTAAATTGTGTTTccttataaaattgaaaataaagcagTTAATTAGAGGttctaaactaaaaaaagaacaagatgAGGATGAGAATGTGATTTTTGGTTCAGTGCATGTATCATGATAGAAGGCTTAACATGCAAAGTTGAACCCAGATTCTAAAGATCGACTTATGAGTTTGGTTTCGTCCTCTAAAAGTTATCTGAGTCTTGGGATCTACAGCCATAATGGTGACCATGCAACCATAATGCTCTCGGTCAACATTTGTCTGAACTAGAAAGAATCATAGAgcaaatgaaaatggaaatagGTGATCCTAGAGATACAGAGGATTAGGATTCCTGGAGCATGGAAGGCCATGTCCAGTTCAATTGAATTTAAGAGGAAGAAGATAAAGCTTCATACATGGATTCTAATGCTGACAAAGATGAAGACCAATCGCTTAGAGCTTCTAAAAAGCCTAGTGAAAAACAAGATGTTGATTATAGTTCTTTGCATGGCCATCTTCCAACACTTTTAGGATGTCCCAGGTTGGCAAGTTGTTggaatatggtttttttttttttttttttttgaagaagagCAAGTGGCATTCACCACACAACACCATGAAAATGTTCCAAGCGAAATAAGTCCAAAATCCAATCCAACCAGTCATTCTAGTGTCGAGAAGTAGtcgaaaaaagaaaattgggtGAGATTTCCAAAGCAACTATGGAGTTCAGTGGGCACAGATTTCTACTCAACCAATCAAACACCGTTTTGTGTGGTTGTCAATTGAAGAAGACAAAATGGGTAATTGGCATGGTAATGCATGCTACCTGCCTCTCCATTAAGGCCTCActcatgcatggccaccctctAGTGTACCACCCTGAAATACATGTGCTTGTCATTCTCTTAATTCTTCAActtttgatatcaaaatttaatcttcaaaactccaatatttaaatttaattctcaaaacttcaattttcaaataattttttaaactccaattttcaaataattttcgaaactcctattttcaaataatttttaaaactccaattttcaaatttaattttttttatagatttaatttttgaaaaactccaattttcaagtaattttcaaaactctaattttcaaaccttcaattttaaaataatttttaaaattccaattttcaaaattttttaaaactctaatttccaagtaattttcaaaactctaattttcaaaaccccaattttcaaatttaatttttcaaactttaattttcaaataattttcaaaattccaattttgaattttttttataaaaaaaaactcaaatttccaagtaattttcaaaactataatttttgaatattttcaaaatttcaaatttcaaataattttctaaactctagattttcaaaatatttttcatgccacttcggtttttttttttcaaataattttaagtcctcAACTTTCGtccttcattagggttttaggtCACCAAAAATACTATTTAATATGCTTGCTGCCATTCTCATTTTGGCACGCActtgtacaaattttctttgatttttaaacaattttctgtttctcttgattttaaataagcatggatatgattttcataattctaaaataatgggatttatgggattaatccatgcaaaataaattgggctttggtggggcccaatatccatgatgtttttctttaaaaatgatttgagtgaAGTGCATAATTGCCATTGATGATTTCTCGCTCTGTTTTGTGACACATGCTAGTTTTGTATTCTTTATTATGCACTAACCctctttcattgatttccttatcaattgtcacacttgtctcaccttatttagtagaaacccgattttagggacttagaggggtgctatggtcttttactgtaccttcccaatatGTAACCGATCCCAGGACCcgattttgatttttcacagacctgttttttctttaggagtcacacttagagttttttttttcttattttgtttttctctttaaaaataaaacaaaaataagtggcgactctaagtcttttctaaaaatcatattttttgccaaataaataaaaaaaagtgagtcATGCCATCGAGTAGGAACACATCGTGCAAAATAcgaggtccacaaaatggcgactctaCTAGGGATGATTAggagggtcaaacttgaacttaaggtgaggcaaatgtggcatttgatTAGTCGGTTGATGGATACCTCCCCTTTGTGATGCTCTATGCTTGAGTGACCATAATACattgaggattttgatgtgaCGATTTTCTATGCTTGATTACTATATCTATTTGCAACATTGACATGGTGATGATATTGATTGATTCGCTTGCTTGTCTTAGTATATTGATTCTGCTCTTACCATGATTATCCTACTCACTTTGGCATGTATGTTCACATTGCTTTATATCTTGTTTGTCTTAGTGTTGATTCTCttgcttgtatattatcttgatcatctttgagcatGCTATCATTGTTGCATTCATCTTGATTGTCATGTTCTTGTTTGGCTTGTGTGTGGACATGGATGATATTCTTTTGCTTTGCTTGATTGCTTGTTGCATGACTACTCTTCTCTTGTGtgattgcatgttgcttgtCCATGTGGGTCGCACATCTATCTTCTTATCTCCAACCCTCTAGTTTCGGTCATTTCCTTCCTTTTGGTTCTTACATTTGAAAGTGAGAGGCCTTGTGTGTACTTGATTCTCTGATCGAGCTAGTGGTTAGGTTTAGGGTCTAACGATGGCCTATATCAATGTTTGGGAGCATTATGGTGGAGGTGGACATACTAatgttgattggagtccgatctttgaagacctgtatagcctagagctaggtttcatggatatttgtgtgaccaatacgtttctttttctactttagcttcataggtttgtcagatgcacccacaccactcatTGTGTACTTTAGTTGACTAATGAGTGCTGAGAGTTGCGAaagctttcaccataggaaaccctcTGGGATGTCAAGGTAGTGCATGtctggaggtgatgaccaccttgcctGTCTCTTCTGAGGCATGCAGTGGATTGCCTACCATCGGAGAGTACAATCGCTTCTACTATGGATATTTTAAAGTCCCATTCCCATTTTAGAGTCACCTTGATCTTGTAGGTTAAGCCTTAGATATCTCTACTAGGACTTgtttcctacacgtgggtgcatttAAGGGCCTTTAGAGCCTCTTTAGTTATAGTTCGAATCTAGTGCTTTCTCATTtggtctccagttgagagtgcttagAGATCAACACGAGTTTAAGTTATAGTTAGACCATCTTTCCACTTTGTGTTGACTTGTTTTTTCTAGTTTAGATTAACATTTTTTCCGTGTTTTCCCCATGCCATACCTTATCTCATGCTTCATGCTTTGTAGGGTTAGTTCTTCGTTCTTAGTCTAGATTCACCATCTTGGGTCAGAGTAGATGGTAGATTGGTTCGTACTTTCGTGAGATCAGACATGGATCAATAGTCCATTACAGTTGACCAGTTCACAGCCGCCATGGCTTCCATTTGGGAGGCCTTGACCAATCTCAGACAAGAGATGGGTAGTCAATAGTGCAGACAGTCTATAGCTCAAGACAAGGTACCTCATGATTCACTGCagtctccaccaccaccaccaccactcgATCAGATAGTGCCACAAACCTCGTCTTATCTATTACACGGTCAGTCTGAGGTCATCCCACCTACAACAGTACACACCATAGTCCCTGAGGACACTCACACACGCATAGATAGTATTAAGCAACATATCAGGCAGTTGAGGCTATTTGACAGTTCAACTATTTGGGATGATCTTGAGGGTATACTAGTTGTTAGTTTACTGACCAAGTTTAGGATGCCTGACATTGAGAGGTACACAAGTGTTGGTTGTCCTCGCATTCACCTTCGACTTTATAGTACAGTGATAAGGGCCCATGGGTTAGACGAGTCACAGATGATCACCATGTTCCCTTTATCTCTGAGTGGCATAGACTAGCGTTGGTTCGCATATTTGGAGTCCTCATGACGTAGGACATGGGATGACCTAGCTAAGGAGTTTTTGCAATAAGAGAGAGTTAGAGGCTTTGTGACAGAGATTAGATGAGTCAATTTCTTCTTTCATCTCCCGTTGGCGGGGAAAAATAGCAAAGATTGTTGATAGACCatcagagagagatcagataCAGATGATTTTGAGGAGTTTACAACCCAGGATTGCTAGACATGTGGTCGGAGTACCTTTTATAGACTTTGAATATCTGATTTTAGCACTATATGATGTGGAGAATGGCATTTCGAGAGAGTTATGGTCTGATTCTTCCCCTGTTGATGTTAAGGAGAAGAAACCAGTTGGAAGACAGAGATCAAATGTGGACACTATTACTTCTACTAGTCAGAGGCCTCTTAGGCGTCATTAGCCAGTTCCACAGGGAATTACTCTTCTTATTTAGCTCACTAGTATAGTCTCCGCCATATGATTAGGCTTACTTGCCTTCTACACTAGCATTGTCTTGTTACACTGCACAGGGTGTAGAGAGACCTCTGGCTTCCTATCCTATCCTAGTACAACCATGCTATGCAGCATAGGTTACAGTGAGACCTCCAGCTTCATAGCCTAGACCTAAAGCTCCACAGGcatttgttccttttgttttgagGACACttagacaattttcataattgggTATGCCATTAAGCCAGACTTTTCGAAGGCTCACAGATGCCGGATTATTGACACTTCTTGCTTCTAGGTCATTGCTTTAGCCTATTCCACCACCGTTTAGGATGGATCTACACTGTGCATATCATCAGGGGCCAGGACATGAAACCGATCGTTGTATTGCTTTGAGACACGCCATCCAGGACTTGATagatcagggtttggttcacttgggcTAGCCAAGTGTAACCATTAACCCTCTACCAGCTCATACTTCACATGTAGTCCCTTTGCCAACTGGAGGCATACATTTCATGGATTTCACTAAGCTTGATGATCACATTCACATGTTGAGTTGAGATGATTTTGAGCTAAAGCCTATAGTAGTGGATGAGAGCTATGAGGTTGATGAAGTGATCTCATATCCATAGGCATCCGCACTATTTAGATTGGTTCCTTACACACTACCAGTGCAGTTGACTATGGTTGGGTCGTTGATTCGCCCATGCTATAACATTCAGTCTCCGTTTATATTGAGTCGAGATCTTGATGAGAAATTACTCAAGATGTTCAGTATGTCATCCGTGGAGGTAGGGTAGTACGATAGCAATCTCCCAAAGTTGTTAGGTCTTTAGAGAGTGATGCCTCTTGAGAAGATATCAGATGAGAGAAcgatgagattttgaggcagcTCTAGAGCACTCAAACCCATATCTCCATTTGGAGTCTTTTGGCTTCATCTACATCTCATCGGGAGGCACTGGTCAAGGCGTTGAGTCAGATACGAGTTGAGACATCTACCTCTCCTGAGGGATTGATCCATATGTTGATAGCTGAAAGGGCCACATGCATTGTCTTTTCTATTGATGATTTACCCCCTAGGGGTTCTGACCATACTATACACCTCTACATTTTTGTTGGTTGTTCTGGGCATCGAGTTTCATATATCCTTTTGGACAATGGCTCTGCCTACGTTTGGCTGCTAGCTACAACAGTTGCTCTTGGCTTCAGACCTTCACACTTTGAGCCATCTTCTTAGATAGTTTGAGCCTATAATACACGTAGAGAGGTTTTGGGTATGTTGACATTGGACTTGCAGATAGGCCCAGTCACATTCCCTAATttatttcaggttttgaggatttccACATCCTTTGACCTGTTACTAGGTTGGCCTTGGATCCATATAGCAGAAACTATACCTTCTTCCCTTCATTAAAGATGAAGTTTATACATGAGGGTAGAGTCATTACTATATAGTTTTCTGGAGACATTTATTCTACTTTAGAGCCAGTATTGGAGATTAGTCATGGCGACAACAAACTATTTCTGACTAGCTTTACCTTTGATGAGATATAGACTGTGGAGGTTGAGTAGTTCTGTAGAGATCATGTGACACTTCCCTTTGATAAGCAtggtagtatagtggttttagACATGATGAGATCTATGTCTTTCTTACTTGGCTTGGGTTTAGGGCGTCGTTAGCATGGATCTGGAGAGTTCATTGCCACAATTGATCATGATACTCATTTCGGTCTTGGTTTTGTTCCTATAGAGGCTGATTATAGATACATGGTGCTTCTACGCAATGAGAGACTCAGAGCTCGTTTCCTCCATATTCCAATTGACTATCTTGTTCACCCATATAGGTTGAGCTTAGCAGATTATTTTGTGAGGGCACCAAAGGTATAGATGCATTTGGAGAGGATCACTAGTGGACTTAATGTTGATCAGGAGACTGAGCTTCAGTGTCTAGTTC
Coding sequences:
- the LOC117912472 gene encoding uncharacterized protein LOC117912472; this translates as MNQDLVRLDRFDGSNFTRWQDKVRFLLTALKIFYILDPTLAPLPEPKENDTPQVVAARKKREEDELICRGHILNALSDRLYDLYTNTNSAREIWEALENKYKAEEEEK